A genomic region of Friedmanniella luteola contains the following coding sequences:
- a CDS encoding GMC oxidoreductase: MPRPDVRDRLRAAVDAVVPADDLPAASAVGVADFLLSEAVRSYGWSARVAAVLDRLDAAAEDRGDGGFAALDAATQQQVLDDLVDEPEVRWFTTTVAAAYYADAASGGNTGPAAWGALGWTPDPPGGWPDVAVPPPDRRAVIGHAELRTRYDAVVIGSGAGGGVAAAELTAAGRTVLVVERGSFPDTAELAEDHLRNARTDVGLDHRTLAPSDGNPRTLQLGLRTETVSPWDPRWGSNANTVGGGTRVYGAQAWRFVPEDFTMASTYGVPEGSALADWPVGHAELEPFYSRAEWEIGVCGSTAGDSALAPRSRDFPMPPMPFTAPARRLADAGARLGLQTLAVPLAINSEPYGGRPACARCRQCVGFACPVEAKNGSHNTTLVRAAATGRLHLLLGTRAERLTFDRSGRVTGVVLAAAVDGRRWRTEVAADDVVVAAGAVESARFLLTSTSDREPHGAGNDADQVGRHLQGHLYAGATGLFDDPVNDYVGPGPSIATNDFRHHNADDAGPLVGGGMIANEFVPTPTSTFLYLSQAGLLPRSGLAAKRGMRHLMPRMQRVVGPVQEVTSAESRVRLDPHVTDSLGLPVARLSGRLHPEDHRTAAFLGERAAEWLRAAGATTVVVNGRRPDELGPSSGQHQAGSCRMGTDPARSVTDPYGRVWGHDNLRVVDGSLHVTNGGVNPVLTIFANAYRVMDAWLGPEARRPARERLGR; encoded by the coding sequence GTGCCGCGACCCGACGTGCGGGACCGGCTCCGTGCCGCGGTCGACGCGGTGGTGCCGGCCGACGACCTGCCCGCCGCCTCGGCCGTCGGCGTGGCCGACTTCCTGCTGTCGGAGGCCGTCCGGTCCTACGGCTGGTCCGCACGGGTGGCGGCCGTGCTGGACCGGCTCGACGCGGCCGCGGAGGACCGCGGGGACGGCGGCTTCGCCGCCCTCGACGCGGCGACGCAGCAGCAGGTCCTCGACGACCTGGTCGACGAGCCCGAGGTGCGCTGGTTCACCACCACCGTCGCCGCGGCCTACTACGCCGACGCGGCGTCGGGGGGCAACACCGGACCGGCGGCCTGGGGGGCGCTGGGCTGGACGCCCGACCCTCCGGGCGGCTGGCCGGACGTGGCCGTGCCGCCGCCGGACCGCCGTGCCGTGATCGGCCACGCCGAGCTCCGGACCCGCTACGACGCGGTGGTCATCGGCTCCGGGGCCGGCGGCGGGGTGGCCGCGGCGGAGCTGACGGCCGCCGGCCGGACGGTCCTGGTCGTCGAGCGCGGCAGCTTCCCCGACACCGCCGAGCTGGCCGAGGACCACCTGCGCAACGCGCGCACCGACGTCGGCCTCGACCACCGGACGCTGGCGCCCTCGGACGGCAACCCGCGGACCCTGCAGCTGGGGCTCCGGACCGAGACGGTCTCACCCTGGGACCCCCGGTGGGGCAGCAACGCCAACACCGTCGGCGGGGGCACCCGCGTCTACGGGGCGCAGGCCTGGCGGTTCGTGCCCGAGGACTTCACGATGGCCAGCACCTACGGGGTGCCCGAGGGCAGTGCGCTGGCCGACTGGCCGGTGGGCCACGCCGAGCTGGAGCCGTTCTACAGCCGGGCCGAGTGGGAGATCGGGGTCTGCGGCAGCACGGCGGGGGACTCGGCGCTCGCGCCCCGCTCGCGCGACTTCCCGATGCCGCCGATGCCGTTCACGGCGCCGGCCCGACGGCTCGCCGACGCCGGCGCGCGGCTGGGGTTGCAGACCCTGGCCGTGCCGCTGGCCATCAACTCCGAGCCCTATGGCGGCCGGCCCGCCTGCGCCCGCTGCCGGCAGTGCGTGGGCTTCGCCTGCCCGGTGGAGGCGAAGAACGGCTCGCACAACACGACGCTGGTCCGGGCCGCGGCCACCGGCCGGCTGCACCTGCTGCTCGGCACCCGGGCCGAGCGCCTGACCTTCGACCGGTCCGGGCGGGTGACCGGTGTCGTCCTCGCGGCCGCCGTCGACGGCCGCCGCTGGCGCACCGAGGTGGCGGCGGACGACGTGGTGGTCGCGGCGGGGGCGGTGGAGTCCGCGCGCTTCCTGCTGACCAGCACCAGCGACCGCGAGCCGCACGGCGCGGGCAACGACGCCGACCAGGTCGGCCGGCACCTGCAGGGCCACCTCTACGCGGGGGCGACCGGCCTGTTCGACGACCCGGTCAACGACTACGTGGGCCCCGGCCCCAGCATCGCGACCAACGACTTCCGCCACCACAACGCCGACGACGCCGGCCCGCTGGTGGGCGGCGGGATGATCGCCAACGAGTTCGTGCCCACCCCGACGAGCACGTTCCTCTACCTGAGCCAGGCCGGACTGCTGCCCCGGTCCGGGCTGGCGGCGAAGCGGGGGATGCGGCACCTGATGCCGCGGATGCAGCGCGTCGTCGGGCCCGTGCAGGAGGTCACCTCCGCGGAGTCGCGGGTGCGGCTCGACCCGCACGTCACCGACAGCCTCGGTCTGCCCGTCGCCCGGCTGAGCGGGCGGCTGCACCCCGAGGACCACCGGACCGCCGCGTTCCTGGGCGAACGGGCGGCGGAGTGGCTGCGTGCGGCCGGGGCCACCACCGTCGTCGTGAACGGCCGCCGGCCCGACGAGTTGGGGCCCAGCAGCGGTCAGCACCAGGCGGGCAGCTGCCGGATGGGCACCGACCCGGCCCGCTCGGTGACCGACCCGTACGGACGGGTGTGGGGCCACGACAACCTGCGGGTGGTCGACGGCTCGCTGCACGTCACCAACGGCGGGGTGAACCCGGTGCTGACGATCTTCGCCAACGCCTACCGGGTGATGGACGCCTGGCTGGGGCCCGAGGCGCGCCGGCCGGCCCGTGAGAGGCTGGGCCGGTGA
- a CDS encoding phage holin family protein: MADQGVSDLIKGISDDVKLLVRDEIQLAKSELVPAAKNAGIGAGLFGAAGYFVISALSVLYFAAAFALAQVVDTWLAFLIVGVALLLVAAVLGLVGFVLVKRVKAPERTIATANATVADIKAAVQRGNAAATAPQIEGTVVSSRAIS; encoded by the coding sequence ATGGCAGACCAGGGTGTGAGCGACCTGATCAAGGGCATCAGCGACGACGTGAAGCTGTTGGTCCGCGACGAGATCCAGCTGGCCAAGTCCGAGCTGGTCCCCGCGGCCAAGAACGCCGGCATCGGCGCGGGACTGTTCGGCGCCGCCGGCTACTTCGTCATCTCCGCGCTCTCGGTGCTCTACTTCGCGGCGGCCTTCGCACTGGCGCAGGTGGTGGACACCTGGCTGGCCTTCCTCATCGTCGGCGTGGCCCTGCTGCTCGTCGCCGCCGTCCTCGGCCTGGTCGGCTTCGTGCTGGTCAAGCGGGTCAAGGCCCCGGAGCGGACCATCGCCACCGCGAACGCGACGGTCGCCGACATCAAGGCCGCCGTGCAGCGCGGGAACGCCGCTGCGACCGCCCCGCAGATCGAGGGCACCGTCGTCAGCAGCCGCGCGATCAGCTGA
- the nhaA gene encoding Na+/H+ antiporter NhaA, which translates to MSHPDARPRPLFGRGSWTEVSRVTALLRRETVGGALLLAATVLALAWANSPWSAGYAALRDLRAGPAALHLDLTLGTWAADGLLAIFFFVAGLELKREFVAGDLRDPRRAALPVVAAVGGMAVPALVFVLVNLRTGGGALQGWAIPTATDIAFALAVLAVISTHLPVALRTFLLTLAVVDDLLAITIIAVFYTRDLAPLLLLAALVPLGLFGWAVQRRVRSWWLLLPLAAATWALVHASGVHATVAGVLLGFTVPVVRSRAAGGPDAGPGLAEHFEHRVRPVSAGLAVPVFAFFAAGVTVGGLDGLVAALDDRVAVGIVAGLVVGKTVGVLGSTWLMARFTRARLDTDLRWVDVLGLSVLAGVGFTVSLLIGDLAYGAGSARDDHVKVGVLCGSLLAALLAAVVLRLRNRTYRRLHEAEARDADADGTPDVYQEPRTTEG; encoded by the coding sequence GTGTCCCACCCCGACGCCCGCCCCCGCCCCCTGTTCGGCCGCGGCTCGTGGACCGAGGTGTCGCGGGTCACGGCACTGCTCCGTCGCGAGACCGTCGGCGGCGCCCTCCTGCTCGCCGCCACCGTGCTGGCCCTGGCCTGGGCGAACTCGCCGTGGTCGGCCGGCTACGCCGCACTCCGCGACCTCCGTGCCGGTCCGGCGGCGCTCCACCTCGACCTGACCCTGGGGACCTGGGCGGCGGACGGGCTGCTCGCGATCTTCTTCTTCGTGGCCGGGCTCGAGCTCAAGCGCGAGTTCGTGGCCGGCGACCTGCGCGACCCGCGCCGGGCGGCACTCCCGGTCGTGGCCGCCGTGGGCGGGATGGCTGTGCCGGCGCTGGTCTTCGTGCTGGTCAACCTGCGCACCGGCGGGGGTGCGCTGCAGGGCTGGGCCATCCCCACCGCGACCGACATCGCGTTCGCGCTGGCCGTCCTCGCCGTCATCAGCACCCACCTGCCGGTGGCCCTGCGCACGTTCCTGCTCACCCTCGCCGTGGTCGACGACCTGCTGGCCATCACGATCATCGCGGTCTTCTACACCCGCGACCTCGCCCCGCTGCTGCTGCTCGCGGCGCTGGTCCCGCTGGGGCTGTTCGGCTGGGCGGTGCAGCGGCGGGTCCGCTCCTGGTGGCTGCTGCTGCCGCTGGCCGCGGCCACCTGGGCGCTCGTGCACGCCTCCGGCGTGCACGCCACGGTGGCCGGGGTGCTGCTCGGCTTCACCGTGCCGGTGGTGCGGAGCCGGGCGGCCGGCGGGCCGGACGCCGGTCCGGGGCTGGCGGAGCACTTCGAGCACCGCGTGCGTCCCGTCTCGGCCGGCCTCGCCGTGCCGGTGTTCGCGTTCTTCGCCGCGGGCGTGACGGTCGGCGGGCTGGACGGCCTCGTCGCCGCGCTCGACGACCGCGTCGCGGTGGGCATCGTCGCCGGCCTGGTGGTCGGCAAGACCGTCGGCGTGCTCGGCTCCACGTGGCTGATGGCCCGCTTCACCCGGGCGCGGCTGGACACCGACCTGCGCTGGGTCGACGTCCTCGGGCTGTCGGTGCTGGCCGGGGTCGGGTTCACCGTCTCCCTGCTGATCGGCGACCTGGCCTACGGCGCGGGCAGCGCCCGCGACGACCACGTCAAGGTCGGTGTGCTCTGCGGGTCCCTGCTCGCCGCGCTGCTGGCCGCGGTGGTCCTGCGGCTGCGGAACCGGACCTACCGGCGCCTGCACGAGGCGGAGGCGCGCGACGCCGACGCCGACGGCACGCCGGACGTCTACCAGGAGCCCCGGACCACCGAGGGGTGA